The following proteins come from a genomic window of Candidatus Obscuribacter sp.:
- the rlmN gene encoding 23S rRNA (adenine(2503)-C(2))-methyltransferase RlmN, whose product MTIKSLSGLSLEEITTFITELGLPKFRAKQIHSWIYAKWAGSIDEMTDLSQELRNKLNAVAQVPLLKIAHLEVSRDGTRKYLFELPDGQLIESVLIAFDDRPSLTACLSSQVGCAVGCTFCATGYLGFKRNLTSQEIVDQILAIQRESGQRVGNIVYMGQGEPLLNCKEVIKSLHLVMESVGIGARHITVSTSGIVPGIDALARENLPITLALSLHAPDTETREEIVPITTKYPIHQVMEAMHNYVDTTRRRVTIEYVLLEGVNDSEAQARQLAELCRDLHCNINLIPFNPTMNKEGVVLYGRPEIKTQQRFRDISGRSGKTVTIRLERGTDIDAACGQLANKFIAAQA is encoded by the coding sequence ATGACAATAAAATCACTCTCAGGTCTTAGCCTGGAAGAAATTACAACTTTTATTACAGAACTGGGCTTACCTAAATTTAGAGCCAAACAAATACACAGTTGGATTTATGCCAAATGGGCAGGCTCCATTGATGAAATGACCGATCTCTCGCAGGAGCTGCGCAATAAGCTCAACGCTGTAGCTCAGGTGCCGCTGCTCAAAATCGCCCACCTGGAGGTCAGTCGCGATGGCACTCGCAAATATCTCTTTGAATTACCTGATGGCCAGCTTATCGAATCAGTCTTAATTGCCTTTGATGACCGCCCATCGCTTACCGCTTGCCTCTCATCGCAAGTGGGCTGTGCTGTCGGTTGTACCTTTTGCGCCACTGGGTATCTGGGCTTTAAGCGCAATTTGACCAGTCAAGAAATAGTCGATCAAATCCTCGCCATCCAGCGCGAATCCGGTCAAAGAGTCGGTAACATCGTCTATATGGGTCAGGGCGAGCCACTCTTAAATTGCAAAGAAGTAATCAAGTCGCTGCACCTGGTCATGGAATCAGTGGGCATTGGCGCTCGTCACATCACTGTATCGACCTCGGGCATTGTGCCAGGAATTGATGCACTGGCCCGCGAAAATCTACCAATCACTCTGGCTCTTTCGCTACACGCGCCAGACACCGAGACCCGTGAAGAGATTGTGCCAATTACAACAAAATATCCTATCCATCAAGTGATGGAAGCGATGCACAACTATGTCGACACCACAAGACGCAGAGTGACAATAGAGTATGTCCTATTAGAAGGTGTAAACGACAGCGAAGCACAAGCCAGACAACTGGCAGAGCTATGCCGCGATTTGCATTGCAATATCAATCTCATCCCCTTTAATCCCACAATGAATAAAGAGGGTGTCGTGCTCTATGGTCGCCCCGAAATTAAAACGCAGCAGCGCTTCCGCGACATCTCGGGCCGAAGCGGTAAAACAGTGACCATTAGACTGGAGCGCGGTACTGATATAGATGCCGCCTGTGGTCAACTAGCCAACAAATTTATTGCCGCTCAAGCTTGA